From Xiphophorus hellerii strain 12219 chromosome 20, Xiphophorus_hellerii-4.1, whole genome shotgun sequence, the proteins below share one genomic window:
- the LOC116711085 gene encoding blue-sensitive opsin: MKMRTSRQEETPDDFWIPIPLETDNITALSPYLVPQDHLGSLGLFYSMSALMFFLFAAGTAINVLTIACTIQYKKLRSHLNYILVNMAVANLIVSSVGSFTCFYCFAFRYMALGPLGCKIEGFTASLGGMVSLWSLAVIAFERWLVICKPLGNFAFKSEHALFFCALTWFFALCAAVPPLVGWSRYIPEGMQCSCGPDWYTTGNKYNTESFVLFLFCFCFSVPFTCIVFCYSQLLFTLKSAAKAQAESASTQKAEKEVTRMVVVMVLGFLVCYMPYASFALWVVNHRGQTFDLRLATIPSCVSKASTVYNPVIYVLLNKQFRSCMRKMLGMSGGDEEESSASQSVTEVSKVGPS, translated from the exons ATGAAGATGAGGACAAGTCGTCAAGAGGAGACTCCAGATGACTTCTGGATCCCAATCCCACTGGAAACCGACAACATCACAGCCCTCAGCCCGTACCTAGTCCCCCAGGACCATTTAGGGAGCCTGGGGCTTTTTTATTCAATGTCAGCGTTAATGTTCTTCTTGTTTGCGGCCGGCACGGCCATCAATGTCCTCACAATCGCATGTACTATTCAATACAAGAAGCTCCGCTCCCATCTGAACTACATCCTGGTCAACATGGCTGTGGCGAACCTCATCGTCTCGTCCGTGGGCTCTTTTACCTGCTTCTACTGTTTTGCCTTCCGATACATGGCTCTTGGTCCTCTCGGCTGCAAGATCGAAGGATTTACGGCATCTCTTGGTG GCATGGTCAGCCTTTGGTCTCTTGCGGTGATTGCATTTGAAAGATGGCTGGTTATCTGCAAGCCACTCGGGAACTTTGCCTTCAAGTCAGAGCATGCTTTATTCTTCTGTGCACTTACCTGGTTCTTTGCTTTGTGCGCTGCAGTTCCTCCACTAGTGGGATGGAGTAG GTATATCCCTGAGGGAATGCAGTGTTCATGTGGACCAGACTGGTACACAACGGGCAACAAGTACAACACCGAATCCTTTGTGCTGTTCCtcttctgcttctgcttttcCGTCCCTTTCACTTGCATCGTCTTCTGCTACTCGCAGCTGCTCTTCACACTGAAATCA GCGGCAAAGGCCCAGGCAGAGTCTGCCTCCACCCAGAAGGCAGAGAAAGAGGTGACCAGGATGGTGGTCGTCATGGTGCTGGGCTTCTTGGTGTGCTACATGCCATACGCCTCCTTTGCGCTTTGGGTCGTGAACCATCGTGGACAGACGTTTGACCTGAGACTTGCTACCATACCGTCCTGTGTCTCAAAAGCCTCCACGGTCTACAATCCTGTCATCTACGTTCTCCTCAATAAGCAG TTCCGCTCTTGCATGAGGAAGATGCTGGGGATGAGTGGAGGCGACGAGGAGGAGTCATCTGCAAGTCAGTCGGTCACCGAAGTCTCAAAAGTTGGACCCTCTTAA
- the opn1sw2 gene encoding opsin-1, short-wave-sensitive 2 encodes MRFNRVVEFPEDFWIPIPLDTDNISSLSPFSVPQDHLGNSGMFYAMAGFTFFLFVVGTSINTLTIACTMQYKKLRSHLNYILVNLAVANLLVSVVGSFTACCSFTFRYFIFGPLACKIEGFVATLGGMVSLWSLAVVAFERWLVICKPLGNVAFKPEHAMACCVFTWIFALTASVPPLLGWSRYIPEGLQCSCGPDWYTTNNKYNNESYVMFLFCFCFAVPFTTIIFCYSQLLITLKMVAKAQAESASTQKAEKEVTRMVVVMVLGFLVCWMPYASFALWVVNNRGQTFDLRLATLPSCLSKASTVYNPVIYVFLNKQFRTCMLSMLGMGDGEEEVSTTQSVTEVSKVGPA; translated from the exons ATGAGGTTCAACCGAGTTGTAGAGTTTCCAGAAGACTTCTGGATCCCAATCCCGTTGGACACAGACAACATCTCATCCCTCAGCCCTTTCTCGGTTCCTCAGGACCACTTGGGGAATTCGGGAATGTTCTACGCCATGGCCGGATTCACGTTCTTTCTTTTTGTCGTCGGCACTTCCATCAACACCCTCACCATCGCGTGCACCATGCAGTACAAGAAGCTTCGCTCCCATCTCAACTACATCCTGGTGAACTTGGCCGTGGCAAACCTTCTTGTGTCTGTGGTCGGCTCCTTCACCgcctgctgctccttcacattcAGATATTTCATCTTTGGGCCGCTAGCGTGCAAGATCGAAGGGTTTGTCGCAACGCTAGGGG GTATGGTAAGCCTTTGGTCTTTGGCAGTGGTAGCTTTTGAAAGATGGCTGGTCATCTGCAAACCTCTTGGCAATGTTGCTTTCAAGCCTGAACATGCGATGGCTTGCTGCGTGTTCACCTGGATCTTCGCGTTGACAGCCTCAGTCCCGCCCTTGCTGGGATGGAGCAG GTACATCCCAGAAGGCCTCCAGTGCTCCTGCGGTCCAGACTGGTACACAACcaacaacaaatacaacaacGAGTCCTATGTCATGTTCcttttctgcttctgctttgCCGTTCCATTCACCaccattattttttgttattctcAGCTACTCATAACACTTAAAATG GTAGCAAAGGCCCAAGCTGAGTCGGCCTCCACCCAGAAGGCTGAAAAGGAGGTGACCAGGATGGTGGTCGTCATGGTGCTGGGCTTTTTGGTATGCTGGATGCCCTACGCCTCCTTCGCTCTTTGGGTCGTCAACAACCGTGGGCAAACGTTCGACCTGAGATTAGCAACCCTACCATCCTGCCTGTCGAAGGCCTCCACCGTCTACAATCCCGTCATCTACGTATTCCTAAATAAGCAG TTTCGAACATGCATGTTATCCATGCTGGGGATGGGGGATGGAGAGGAGGAAGTCTCTACAACTCAGTCAGTGACTGAAGTCTCCAAAGTTGGCCCGGCTTAG